From a single Constrictibacter sp. MBR-5 genomic region:
- a CDS encoding cytochrome P450, with amino-acid sequence MSNKGFGSQLDGCLWWDAGRQRKTKIAGYAAARDAFQTNRYFLSGKRSQRQDPAAGPLALLREFCRHWQSRWVQAYTSHPEVGPIAKAAIRKRQGSAFEARNVAMIHRRVGERLACLPVARNFDLNGDFARPLSFLLAAELLGVTLQPDLCHQAAGIGVVQIAQELAPEDKLPAYRALQSLHRALHGCVESGALEPDGLMRRFLDIEAEHGLDRDFSLMSAANFLAGSVTLGTAMALCLDRITTSDHLTLLAQTGDDMLPAIVDEILRLYPPARNIRLMTQATETAEPELLFFSVARANTDPAAFPKPDQMAFDRVGPPHLSFGSGAHICDGVRLVRLTLKVALPTILNRMHGLEVRETGPMEFTARFDRLASPPAQ; translated from the coding sequence ATGTCGAATAAGGGATTTGGGTCGCAACTCGACGGCTGCCTGTGGTGGGACGCTGGTCGCCAGCGCAAAACCAAGATTGCCGGCTACGCCGCGGCGCGCGATGCCTTCCAGACCAATCGGTACTTCCTTTCGGGTAAACGATCACAGAGGCAGGACCCGGCAGCCGGCCCCCTAGCGCTGCTGCGAGAGTTCTGCCGACACTGGCAGTCGAGGTGGGTGCAGGCCTACACTTCGCACCCCGAAGTCGGCCCGATAGCCAAGGCCGCAATTCGCAAGAGGCAGGGAAGCGCGTTCGAGGCACGGAATGTCGCGATGATCCATCGTCGCGTCGGCGAGAGACTGGCGTGCTTGCCAGTTGCCAGGAACTTCGACCTCAATGGTGACTTCGCGAGGCCGCTGAGTTTCCTGCTGGCCGCCGAACTCTTGGGTGTAACCCTCCAGCCGGATCTATGCCACCAGGCGGCAGGAATCGGTGTGGTGCAGATTGCGCAGGAATTGGCACCTGAAGACAAGCTTCCGGCCTATCGTGCGCTGCAATCTCTTCACCGTGCGTTGCACGGCTGCGTCGAGAGCGGCGCGCTCGAGCCCGATGGATTGATGCGGAGGTTTCTCGATATCGAGGCTGAACACGGTCTCGATCGCGACTTCAGCCTGATGAGCGCGGCAAATTTCCTGGCGGGCTCGGTCACGCTGGGCACGGCTATGGCGCTTTGCCTGGACCGGATCACGACGTCGGACCACCTTACCCTGCTGGCCCAAACTGGCGACGACATGCTTCCGGCGATTGTCGACGAAATCCTGCGTCTCTATCCGCCTGCACGAAACATTCGATTGATGACTCAGGCTACGGAAACGGCGGAACCCGAACTCCTCTTCTTCAGCGTTGCGCGGGCCAATACCGATCCGGCCGCTTTCCCTAAGCCCGACCAAATGGCATTCGACCGGGTCGGCCCGCCGCACCTGTCATTTGGCAGCGGCGCGCACATTTGCGACGGCGTGCGACTGGTGCGGCTGACGCTCAAGGTAGCCCTGCCTACGATCCTCAACCGGATGCACGGGCTCGAGGTGAGGGAAACCGGACCGATGGAATTCACCGCACGTTTCGATCGTCTCGCGTCGCCACCGGCACAGTAG
- a CDS encoding plasmid partitioning protein RepB C-terminal domain-containing protein — MTDDKTGKGVMLGFERETVLLPVASLLPLKTLRPGTRESRKYAQILTSVRVVGLVEAPVVTPDPNHRGRYFLLDGHLRVEALKELDITEVECLVATDDETYTYNKRINRLAPIQEHRMLLRAIDRGVPEKLIAEALGIEAAAVRRRTRMLDGIGADTVEILKDTPCPAKTFDVLRCMAPMRQMEAAELMMGQHNYSVTFAKAILAATPEAQIVDPRKKKPTGERAVTSEQIARLERELASLQAQVKSVEETYGIDNLHLTVTRGYLRKLLDNARVVRWLSQHRQEYLTEFQAIAEIERLVPLATAAE, encoded by the coding sequence ATGACGGACGACAAGACCGGCAAGGGCGTAATGCTCGGCTTCGAGCGCGAAACCGTCCTCCTCCCGGTGGCAAGTCTGCTACCGCTAAAGACCCTGCGGCCCGGCACCAGGGAGAGCCGGAAATACGCCCAGATCCTCACTTCGGTGCGCGTCGTTGGCCTTGTGGAGGCGCCGGTGGTGACCCCCGATCCCAATCATCGGGGCCGGTATTTTCTGCTCGATGGTCACCTGAGGGTCGAGGCGCTCAAGGAACTCGATATCACTGAGGTGGAATGCCTGGTCGCCACCGACGACGAGACCTACACCTACAACAAGCGGATCAACCGGCTGGCCCCGATCCAGGAGCACCGGATGCTCCTGCGTGCCATCGACCGTGGGGTGCCGGAGAAGTTGATTGCGGAGGCCTTGGGGATCGAAGCCGCGGCGGTCAGGAGGCGGACTCGCATGCTTGATGGCATCGGCGCCGACACGGTCGAGATCCTCAAGGACACGCCCTGTCCGGCGAAGACGTTCGATGTCCTCAGATGCATGGCGCCGATGCGCCAGATGGAGGCGGCCGAGCTGATGATGGGGCAACACAACTATAGCGTCACGTTCGCCAAGGCGATCCTGGCAGCGACGCCCGAGGCCCAGATCGTCGACCCCCGAAAGAAGAAACCGACTGGCGAGAGGGCGGTCACCTCTGAACAGATTGCGCGCCTCGAGCGGGAGCTGGCGAGCCTGCAGGCGCAGGTAAAGTCCGTGGAGGAGACCTATGGCATCGACAACCTGCACCTGACCGTCACCAGGGGATACCTCCGTAAGCTCCTCGACAATGCGCGGGTCGTGCGCTGGCTGTCGCAGCACCGCCAGGAGTACCTGACCGAATTCCAGGCCATTGCGGAGATCGAGCGGCTCGTGCCGCTGGCGACCGCAGCGGAGTGA
- a CDS encoding lasso peptide biosynthesis B2 protein: MVAAFSGEAIAVRLARTMWRLWTLDRAQRRLLIRMCYIAAMIELRLRTLGYRRTADWLDRRNDGGLHLPQTTIIQMCRLVTDKILGREGKCLRRALLATFYLRRSGYPAEVKIGCREINGRIEGHAWVESAGRILFDDPHVREHYPAQFQSKQRTYFSRDT, from the coding sequence ATGGTGGCGGCGTTTTCAGGCGAGGCGATAGCAGTGCGATTGGCACGGACGATGTGGAGGCTGTGGACGCTCGATCGGGCGCAGCGACGACTGCTGATCCGTATGTGCTACATTGCTGCGATGATAGAGCTTCGCCTGAGAACGCTCGGTTACCGCCGGACAGCAGATTGGCTCGATCGTCGCAATGACGGAGGGCTCCATCTGCCGCAGACGACAATTATTCAAATGTGCCGTCTGGTAACCGACAAGATTCTTGGCAGAGAAGGGAAGTGTTTGCGGCGTGCACTGCTGGCGACGTTTTATCTTCGCCGAAGCGGATACCCGGCGGAAGTGAAAATCGGTTGTCGGGAGATTAATGGCCGAATAGAAGGTCATGCATGGGTAGAGAGTGCAGGACGAATCTTGTTCGACGATCCCCATGTTCGAGAGCACTATCCGGCGCAGTTTCAATCGAAGCAGCGGACATATTTCAGCCGCGACACCTGA
- a CDS encoding recombinase family protein, with protein MGDYLGDGGNEETRAIRVRAAAYVRMSTEHQQYSTENQADAIRQYAERRGMEIVRTYADEGRSGLRLDGRNALKQLIEDVERGKADFTTILVYDVSRWGRFQDADESAYYEYICKRAGIFVQYCAEQFENDGSPVSTIVKGVKRAMAGEYSRELSTKVFMGQCRLIEHGYRQGGSAGYALRRRLIDQSGAPKGELSRGEHKSIQTDRVVLVPGAPEEVETVRWMYRAFVQEAKPEREIADLLNACGVLTDLGRSWTRGTVHQVLINEKYVGDNVWNRVSFKLKKKRVRNSPDVWIRADGVFEPVVDRKQFEAAQRIIAERSQRLSDAELLKGLRRLFEVQGQLSGLIIDETDHLPSSSAYRHRFGSLLRAYYLVGYTPRRDYRYIEINRALRRLHPEMVDEIVTLLTEAGAAVRSTEGGDLLEVNGEFSLSVVIARCKETPAGALRWRLRFDTGLDPDITVAVRMDARNRRPLDFYVFPRIDVASTQIRLAEENGLSLDAYRFETLDILNELATPVRIREAA; from the coding sequence ATGGGGGACTATCTTGGTGACGGCGGGAATGAGGAGACGCGCGCTATCCGCGTCCGTGCCGCCGCGTACGTCCGGATGTCGACGGAGCACCAGCAATATTCGACCGAGAATCAGGCCGACGCCATCCGCCAATACGCCGAGCGGCGCGGTATGGAGATCGTCCGCACCTACGCTGACGAGGGTCGGAGCGGGCTGCGCCTAGACGGCCGTAACGCACTCAAGCAGCTAATCGAGGACGTCGAGCGCGGCAAAGCGGACTTCACCACCATCCTGGTCTATGACGTGAGCCGCTGGGGCCGGTTTCAGGACGCCGACGAGAGCGCCTATTACGAGTACATCTGCAAACGAGCTGGCATATTCGTCCAGTACTGCGCCGAGCAGTTCGAGAACGACGGCAGCCCGGTGTCGACTATCGTCAAGGGCGTGAAGCGGGCGATGGCGGGCGAGTACAGTCGGGAGCTGTCGACCAAGGTCTTCATGGGCCAGTGCCGCCTGATCGAACACGGCTATCGCCAGGGCGGCTCGGCCGGGTATGCGCTCCGTCGTCGCCTGATCGACCAGAGCGGTGCGCCCAAGGGCGAACTCTCCAGAGGCGAGCACAAGAGCATCCAGACCGACCGCGTGGTGCTGGTTCCCGGCGCGCCCGAGGAGGTGGAGACGGTGCGCTGGATGTATCGTGCGTTCGTCCAGGAGGCCAAGCCTGAGCGCGAGATCGCCGACCTCCTGAACGCCTGCGGCGTACTCACCGACCTCGGCCGTTCCTGGACACGCGGCACCGTGCATCAGGTGCTGATCAACGAGAAGTATGTCGGCGACAACGTTTGGAACCGGGTCTCGTTCAAGCTCAAGAAGAAGCGAGTTCGCAACAGCCCGGACGTCTGGATTCGCGCAGACGGTGTGTTCGAGCCGGTCGTCGATCGCAAGCAGTTCGAGGCTGCCCAGAGGATCATCGCCGAGCGCTCGCAGCGGCTGAGCGACGCCGAGCTTCTCAAGGGCCTGCGACGCCTGTTCGAGGTGCAAGGCCAACTGTCGGGGCTGATCATCGACGAGACCGACCACCTGCCGTCCAGCAGCGCCTATCGGCACCGCTTCGGCAGTCTCCTGCGCGCCTACTATCTCGTCGGCTACACGCCGCGCCGTGACTATCGCTACATCGAGATCAACCGGGCGCTCCGCCGGCTGCATCCGGAGATGGTCGACGAGATCGTCACGCTTCTTACCGAAGCTGGCGCAGCGGTGCGCAGTACCGAGGGAGGCGACCTCCTCGAAGTGAACGGCGAGTTCTCGCTGTCCGTCGTCATTGCCCGCTGCAAGGAGACGCCGGCCGGAGCACTGCGCTGGCGGCTGCGTTTCGATACCGGCCTCGATCCCGACATCACGGTCGCAGTGCGTATGGACGCGCGCAATCGGCGACCGCTCGACTTTTATGTGTTCCCCAGGATCGACGTGGCGAGCACGCAGATCCGGCTCGCCGAGGAGAACGGGCTTTCCCTCGACGCCTATCGTTTCGAGACGCTCGACATCCTCAACGAACTCGCCACACCGGTCCGCATTCGAGAGGCTGCATGA
- a CDS encoding DeoR family transcriptional regulator, which yields MFPKKGKVLLGRHDRENGSTDFAAIIAAALQTELGNSHRATKTVMRWTGASERTVKHWLAGRHAPGGEYLIVIMRESDAVFETVLAAAGRRDAMIAARMLAAQGTMVEVMTMIERERERSVYETSWAADSDGAGGPRTADDRVNDPINDRVCDAVSLPLDNLNPRQHWYRQALASGRDVRTADLQRRWGVSEKTARRDVAILKARGMIEFVGSFKTGRYRLRQ from the coding sequence ATGTTTCCGAAAAAGGGCAAGGTTCTTTTAGGGCGACATGACCGAGAAAACGGCAGCACGGACTTTGCGGCAATCATCGCCGCGGCGCTGCAGACGGAGCTCGGCAACAGCCATCGGGCGACGAAGACCGTGATGCGCTGGACCGGCGCGAGCGAGCGCACCGTCAAGCACTGGCTGGCCGGCCGCCATGCACCGGGTGGCGAATATCTGATTGTCATCATGCGGGAATCAGATGCCGTCTTCGAGACGGTCCTGGCGGCGGCGGGTCGCCGCGACGCCATGATCGCCGCTCGGATGCTGGCCGCGCAGGGGACTATGGTCGAGGTGATGACGATGATCGAGCGGGAGCGCGAGCGGAGCGTCTACGAGACATCGTGGGCGGCCGATTCGGATGGAGCCGGTGGGCCGAGGACGGCGGATGACCGAGTAAATGACCCAATAAACGACCGAGTATGTGACGCTGTAAGCCTGCCACTGGATAACCTCAATCCACGGCAGCACTGGTATCGTCAAGCCTTGGCCTCGGGCCGTGACGTCCGCACGGCGGACCTTCAGCGGCGGTGGGGCGTGTCGGAGAAGACCGCCCGGCGCGACGTCGCCATCCTGAAGGCCCGCGGCATGATCGAATTCGTGGGGTCGTTCAAGACGGGCAGGTATCGGCTCCGTCAATAA
- a CDS encoding PqqD family protein gives MYDYHHFAMPKNVVASVGPDVALVLNMDSDEVYQLDPVSQAFWEALDTHEGDATAVFQSLLDRFAVSEERLRADLDALVTSLVSEGLLHAE, from the coding sequence ATGTACGACTATCACCACTTTGCAATGCCGAAGAACGTGGTGGCCTCGGTCGGCCCGGATGTTGCGCTGGTGCTGAACATGGATTCAGACGAGGTCTATCAACTCGATCCAGTCTCGCAGGCTTTCTGGGAAGCGCTCGATACGCATGAGGGCGATGCGACTGCGGTCTTCCAAAGCCTTCTGGATCGGTTCGCTGTGAGCGAGGAAAGATTGCGGGCCGACCTCGATGCGCTCGTCACCTCGCTGGTTTCCGAAGGCTTGCTGCATGCCGAGTAG
- a CDS encoding plasmid partitioning protein RepB C-terminal domain-containing protein: MTVPLRSQAIEMVPVDAIYVLNPRARNRRQHREIVDNIAAIGLKRPITVTRRQTDTSTRYDLVCGEGRLEAYRMLGETEIPAIVIDVPETECLMMSLVENIARRQHRPIDLMGEIGNLARRGYNDVEIAQKIGCSRSWVNHIVTLLDRGEERLVAAVEGGLIPIAMAIQIVQAESDEAQTILMEAYESGKVRGKKIGAIRRILDQRLRQKKAVKDTGLGRRSASKRLTADDLLRVYQREADKQRLLARKADFAQARLLFVVEAMKDLLADEGFSTLLRAEDLAAMPKALAARIDGEVRK, from the coding sequence ATGACCGTTCCGTTGCGCTCCCAGGCCATCGAGATGGTCCCGGTCGACGCGATCTATGTTCTCAATCCGCGCGCCCGCAATCGTCGGCAGCACCGCGAGATCGTCGACAACATCGCGGCGATCGGGCTCAAGCGCCCAATCACCGTAACCCGCCGGCAGACCGACACGTCCACTCGTTACGATCTGGTTTGCGGCGAGGGGCGGCTCGAAGCCTACCGCATGTTGGGAGAGACGGAGATCCCGGCCATCGTCATCGATGTCCCGGAAACGGAATGTCTGATGATGAGCCTGGTCGAGAACATCGCCCGGCGGCAGCACCGGCCGATCGATCTCATGGGCGAGATCGGTAACCTCGCGAGGCGCGGTTACAACGATGTCGAGATCGCCCAGAAGATCGGCTGCTCGCGAAGCTGGGTCAACCACATCGTTACGCTTCTCGATCGCGGCGAGGAGCGGCTGGTCGCGGCGGTCGAGGGCGGCCTGATCCCGATCGCCATGGCGATCCAGATCGTTCAGGCCGAGAGTGACGAAGCACAGACGATCCTGATGGAGGCTTACGAGAGCGGCAAGGTTCGGGGAAAGAAGATCGGCGCCATTCGCCGGATCCTCGACCAGCGCCTTCGGCAAAAGAAGGCGGTGAAGGACACGGGCCTGGGCCGCCGTTCCGCATCGAAGCGCCTCACGGCTGACGACCTGCTGCGCGTCTATCAGCGGGAGGCCGACAAGCAGCGCCTGCTGGCGCGCAAAGCAGATTTCGCGCAGGCACGGCTGCTGTTCGTCGTCGAGGCGATGAAGGACCTTCTGGCGGATGAGGGATTCTCCACGCTGCTGCGCGCCGAGGATCTCGCCGCCATGCCGAAGGCGCTCGCCGCGCGCATCGACGGGGAGGTCCGGAAATGA
- a CDS encoding calcium-binding protein: MPFIGTSYDDMLAGDSEANRIDGGAGNNLINGHAGDDWIVGGAGADQMDGGDGIDTVDYSTSPGAVFVRLWAGDGQWSDAQGDRLARFENLIGSAFDDMLAGDSGANRIEGGDGDDLINGHAGDDWLVGGAGADRLDGGAGFDTVDYSAAPGAVFVRLWAGDGQWSDAAGDRLAGIEAVIGTAHDDVIAGGAGNDTLIGGAGDDFLSGQAGDDRLEGGAGNDTLLGGAGNDVFVFADGGGSDVVMDFEVGDRLDFSQVSGITSFADFQAAAVEEVGGFGIRIDDGEITIQGISLGAFQESSLIW, encoded by the coding sequence TTGCCCTTCATCGGCACCAGCTACGATGACATGCTCGCGGGCGATTCCGAAGCCAACCGGATCGACGGCGGTGCCGGAAACAACCTGATCAACGGCCATGCCGGCGATGACTGGATCGTCGGTGGAGCCGGCGCCGACCAGATGGATGGCGGCGACGGCATCGACACGGTCGACTACTCGACTTCGCCGGGCGCTGTGTTTGTCCGGCTATGGGCTGGTGATGGGCAATGGTCGGACGCGCAGGGAGATCGGCTGGCGCGGTTCGAGAACCTCATCGGCTCTGCCTTCGACGACATGCTGGCCGGTGATTCCGGAGCCAATCGGATCGAAGGCGGTGATGGCGACGACCTCATCAACGGCCATGCCGGGGATGACTGGCTGGTCGGCGGGGCGGGTGCAGACCGGCTCGACGGGGGTGCCGGTTTCGACACCGTCGATTATTCAGCCGCTCCGGGCGCTGTGTTCGTGCGCCTCTGGGCTGGGGACGGACAGTGGTCGGATGCCGCTGGCGACCGCCTGGCTGGCATCGAGGCAGTGATCGGCACCGCTCACGACGACGTCATAGCCGGAGGCGCTGGCAACGATACGTTGATCGGTGGTGCGGGTGACGACTTCCTATCGGGCCAAGCGGGCGATGATCGGCTGGAGGGCGGTGCCGGGAACGACACGCTCCTGGGTGGCGCGGGCAACGATGTCTTCGTCTTCGCCGATGGTGGCGGGAGTGACGTTGTGATGGATTTCGAGGTCGGGGATCGGCTGGATTTCTCGCAGGTATCGGGGATCACCAGTTTTGCCGACTTCCAGGCGGCTGCGGTCGAAGAAGTTGGCGGTTTCGGGATTCGCATCGACGATGGCGAGATCACGATTCAGGGGATATCGCTAGGTGCCTTTCAGGAGAGCAGCCTGATCTGGTGA